In Halovivax gelatinilyticus, the following are encoded in one genomic region:
- a CDS encoding CbaC protein, whose protein sequence is MRISPPRLLILIALLLVVLIELRTALAFFDVEITVNQLVGLGVVTMGALLIWALWPADGASDPE, encoded by the coding sequence ATGCGCATCTCTCCCCCGAGACTCCTGATCCTGATCGCGTTGTTGCTCGTGGTCCTCATCGAGCTTCGAACCGCCCTGGCGTTCTTCGACGTCGAGATCACGGTGAACCAGCTCGTCGGCCTGGGGGTCGTCACGATGGGCGCACTCCTCATCTGGGCGCTGTGGCCCGCGGATGGTGCATCCGACCCCGAATGA
- a CDS encoding cytochrome-ba3 oxidase subunit, which produces MRTTTDLPADSRSFNSSRLEVLNVIESLTPRLAAAVGLVALVPALAYGLGRPGLGGFVSAVNVVIIFASLYVAFSPLETEHGAGEDHATA; this is translated from the coding sequence GTGCGAACGACGACCGACCTCCCGGCCGACTCGCGTAGTTTCAATAGCTCGCGGCTCGAAGTGCTGAACGTGATCGAGTCCCTCACCCCCAGGCTCGCCGCGGCAGTGGGATTGGTAGCACTCGTTCCCGCGCTGGCGTACGGGCTCGGCCGACCCGGTCTGGGCGGATTCGTATCCGCCGTAAACGTCGTGATCATCTTCGCGTCCCTCTACGTGGCGTTCTCACCGCTCGAGACCGAACACGGTGCCGGCGAAGATCACGCAACTGCATAA
- a CDS encoding cytochrome c biogenesis protein CcdA — MSDVSLAAGVGFAVYAGILTFFSPCAYALLPGYVGFYVRRTDGEATLAGSVGRGLAAGAGVLLTLGLFLGATFVVGQLAADALRVVEPVVGVALIVLGLLIVLDRAPTLSIRLPERRTGVLGFGIFGAGYAAASAGCVAPILLAVGGLGLSLSGTGGLVVVGAYVATVSALMIAVTVAAGTGLSAGSGWVSANRDRLERAAGVVIVLAGVGQLYVAYAVEYTL; from the coding sequence ATGAGCGACGTCTCGCTCGCCGCGGGCGTCGGATTCGCCGTTTACGCCGGCATCCTCACGTTCTTCTCGCCGTGTGCCTACGCGCTCTTGCCGGGGTACGTCGGCTTCTACGTCCGCCGAACCGACGGAGAAGCCACCCTCGCCGGCTCGGTAGGTCGTGGGCTCGCAGCCGGTGCGGGCGTCCTCTTGACGCTCGGACTCTTCCTCGGGGCCACGTTCGTCGTCGGTCAACTCGCGGCCGACGCCCTCCGGGTCGTCGAACCCGTCGTCGGGGTCGCGCTCATCGTCCTCGGGTTGTTGATCGTCCTGGATAGGGCGCCGACGCTCTCGATCCGGCTCCCCGAGCGCCGCACGGGAGTCCTCGGATTCGGCATCTTCGGCGCGGGCTACGCGGCCGCCTCTGCCGGTTGCGTCGCGCCGATCCTTCTCGCCGTCGGTGGCCTGGGACTGTCCCTGTCTGGGACCGGTGGCCTCGTCGTGGTGGGCGCCTACGTCGCCACCGTCTCTGCGCTAATGATCGCGGTGACGGTGGCCGCAGGAACCGGGCTCTCGGCGGGCAGTGGTTGGGTATCCGCCAACCGAGATCGGTTGGAGCGGGCAGCGGGCGTCGTCATCGTGCTTGCCGGAGTCGGACAGCTATACGTGGCGTACGCGGTTGAGTACACGCTCTGA
- a CDS encoding TlpA family protein disulfide reductase: MRRREALAGTASLGLLAAGGVVAIRGPPSFGSRDGNGVSADGEQSGYEPISVDTLDLPWGRDESVDVPFEGHITVVTFFATWCRTCSEMLADVTEARERVRDDAQFLSVTIERVGEGGQVTTADVEAWWRTHGGGEWTVGSDETAELQVRHDVPGVPATVVFDADGIERWSHVGVSTTDDLVDAVENARDAQR; the protein is encoded by the coding sequence ATGAGGCGGCGTGAAGCACTGGCCGGGACGGCGAGCCTGGGGTTGCTTGCAGCCGGCGGTGTCGTCGCCATCCGCGGGCCGCCGTCGTTCGGCAGTCGTGACGGCAACGGTGTCTCAGCCGATGGTGAACAATCGGGTTACGAACCGATTTCGGTGGATACACTCGATCTTCCCTGGGGTCGGGACGAGTCCGTCGACGTCCCGTTCGAGGGCCACATCACGGTCGTCACGTTCTTCGCAACCTGGTGTCGCACCTGTAGCGAAATGCTCGCGGACGTGACCGAGGCCCGCGAGCGAGTTCGCGACGACGCACAGTTTCTCTCGGTGACGATAGAGCGGGTGGGCGAGGGCGGGCAGGTGACGACCGCCGACGTCGAAGCGTGGTGGAGAACCCACGGTGGTGGCGAGTGGACGGTGGGATCCGACGAGACCGCCGAGTTACAGGTCCGCCACGACGTTCCCGGGGTGCCGGCGACCGTCGTCTTCGACGCCGATGGCATCGAGCGGTGGTCTCACGTGGGCGTCTCGACGACAGATGACCTCGTCGACGCGGTCGAAAACGCCCGCGACGCGCAGCGATGA
- a CDS encoding SCO family protein: MDRRKYLATAGATGLVAAAGCLDVLGRGGDTVLGEPSDSRGDPSHPIHGTELPSFAVPDPIRDEQITDERFRDERSIVATFIFTKCPDGACPALLQRLVHVRAAVHEAGHEDDVAFLVFTFDPERDTADVLADHAEAFGIDPTADDWFFLRPETPDRAEQVVLEDFGLPIERVDLDEDDHDHDDGASHDHGDEDDAHDDGTAPGGLESPNVDDLEYTFTHFNLILLANEQGVVERAYPSATSVSVSDIEADTLEVLEG; this comes from the coding sequence ATGGATCGTCGGAAATACCTCGCTACCGCGGGTGCGACAGGATTGGTGGCCGCTGCTGGGTGTCTCGATGTACTCGGACGCGGCGGGGACACGGTACTTGGCGAACCGTCGGACTCCCGAGGCGATCCCTCTCACCCGATCCACGGCACCGAGTTACCGTCCTTCGCAGTGCCGGACCCTATTCGGGACGAGCAAATCACGGACGAGCGGTTCCGAGACGAGCGGTCGATCGTCGCGACGTTCATCTTCACGAAGTGTCCCGACGGAGCGTGCCCGGCCTTGTTGCAGCGTCTCGTCCACGTGCGGGCAGCCGTTCACGAAGCCGGTCACGAGGACGACGTCGCCTTCCTGGTCTTCACGTTCGATCCCGAACGTGACACGGCCGACGTGCTCGCCGACCACGCCGAGGCCTTCGGGATCGATCCGACGGCCGACGACTGGTTCTTCCTCCGCCCGGAGACGCCGGACCGAGCCGAGCAGGTTGTACTGGAGGACTTCGGGTTGCCGATCGAGCGCGTCGATCTGGACGAGGACGACCACGACCACGATGACGGAGCGAGCCACGACCACGGCGACGAAGACGACGCACACGACGACGGGACGGCGCCTGGCGGACTCGAGTCGCCCAACGTGGACGACCTCGAGTACACCTTCACTCACTTCAACCTGATCCTGCTCGCAAACGAGCAGGGCGTCGTCGAACGCGCGTATCCCAGTGCGACGTCCGTCTCCGTTTCCGACATCGAGGCGGACACACTCGAGGTACTCGAAGGATAA
- a CDS encoding ferredoxin family protein, translated as MSVQPQIPPVENESLEDRLYTVRYDDPGDSHLDVKVADVCATCETNDCVKVCPANVWREGDDGVPTIAYENCLECSSCRFACTYDNVVWEYPKTGGGVTFKHG; from the coding sequence ATGAGTGTCCAACCGCAGATTCCGCCCGTCGAGAACGAATCGCTCGAAGACCGACTCTACACCGTCAGGTACGACGACCCCGGTGACTCGCACCTGGACGTCAAGGTGGCCGACGTCTGTGCGACCTGCGAGACGAACGACTGCGTGAAGGTGTGTCCGGCGAACGTCTGGCGCGAGGGCGACGACGGCGTTCCCACGATCGCCTACGAGAACTGTCTCGAGTGTTCGAGCTGTCGGTTCGCCTGTACGTACGATAACGTCGTCTGGGAGTACCCGAAAACCGGCGGTGGCGTGACGTTCAAGCACGGGTAG
- a CDS encoding FAD-dependent oxidoreductase, whose protein sequence is MSPERDVERDTRAERDTRSEPNYDDHFDAIVVGAGLAGSAAALTMADRDLEVLLIERGSSPGAKNVFGGVLYTPTIRELTDFETAPLERYVSERRFSMLSQDDETAVSLRPGAWHTEPHNDSYTVLRGDFDEWFAEQAVEKGTTLVTETTVTGLVRDGGRIVGVETDRPDGTIRAPYVVLAEGGNSLVSEGANLKSTETRENVAVAVKEVLEFPDTDDAIEDRFRLLEDAGASYHYFGEGAVGDAFGGGFIYTNEDTISVGVAYRIEDAVAANQSPEATLNAFKTHPAVAPLVRDARTVEYAAKTIPEGGAESVPELVHDGAAIVGDAAGLVLNNGVHLEGTNMAVESGYQAGRTIAEAAAAGRTDAGALASYPTALENSFVMKNLEHYDWLMTKAEADRELLFETLPRAFASAGTEYFRMDRDPKRVHEASAKRTVLDAVGGWVGAAKLAFRYRKVVT, encoded by the coding sequence ATGAGCCCAGAACGTGATGTGGAGAGAGACACCAGAGCCGAGCGAGACACCAGATCCGAGCCGAACTACGACGACCACTTCGACGCGATCGTGGTCGGAGCGGGGCTGGCCGGTAGCGCCGCGGCCCTGACGATGGCCGATCGCGACCTGGAGGTGCTGTTGATCGAACGCGGTTCCTCGCCCGGTGCGAAGAACGTCTTCGGTGGGGTGTTGTACACTCCGACGATTCGGGAGTTGACCGACTTCGAGACCGCTCCGCTCGAGCGGTACGTCTCCGAACGACGGTTTAGCATGCTCAGCCAGGACGACGAGACCGCCGTTTCCCTGCGGCCCGGAGCGTGGCACACCGAACCACACAACGACTCCTACACCGTGCTCCGGGGCGACTTCGACGAGTGGTTCGCCGAGCAAGCCGTCGAGAAGGGAACGACGCTCGTGACCGAAACGACGGTCACCGGGCTCGTCCGCGACGGCGGGCGCATCGTCGGCGTCGAGACCGATCGGCCGGACGGAACTATCCGAGCGCCGTACGTCGTTCTCGCGGAGGGCGGAAACTCCCTCGTGAGCGAGGGGGCGAACCTCAAGTCGACGGAGACGCGCGAAAACGTCGCCGTCGCCGTCAAGGAGGTACTCGAGTTCCCCGATACCGACGACGCGATCGAGGATCGGTTCCGACTCCTCGAAGACGCCGGCGCCTCGTATCACTACTTCGGGGAGGGTGCCGTCGGCGACGCGTTCGGTGGCGGGTTCATCTACACCAACGAGGACACGATCAGCGTCGGCGTCGCCTACCGAATCGAGGACGCCGTCGCTGCGAACCAGTCGCCGGAAGCGACGCTGAACGCGTTCAAGACCCACCCGGCCGTTGCGCCGCTGGTCCGCGACGCTCGAACCGTCGAGTACGCGGCGAAAACCATCCCCGAGGGCGGCGCAGAGAGCGTTCCCGAGCTGGTCCACGACGGCGCGGCCATCGTCGGCGACGCGGCCGGGCTGGTGCTCAACAACGGAGTCCACCTAGAGGGAACGAACATGGCCGTCGAAAGCGGCTACCAGGCCGGTCGAACGATCGCCGAGGCCGCGGCGGCGGGTCGGACGGACGCCGGGGCGCTGGCGTCGTATCCCACGGCCCTCGAAAATTCGTTCGTGATGAAGAACTTAGAACACTACGACTGGCTGATGACGAAGGCCGAAGCCGATCGCGAACTGCTGTTCGAGACGCTCCCCCGGGCGTTCGCCAGCGCCGGGACGGAGTACTTCCGCATGGATCGCGATCCGAAGCGCGTCCACGAAGCGAGCGCGAAACGCACCGTCCTCGACGCCGTCGGTGGCTGGGTCGGTGCCGCGAAATTGGCGTTCCGATACCGAAAGGTGGTGACCTGA
- a CDS encoding electron transfer flavoprotein subunit alpha/FixB family protein has product MTDAIDVDDYADVWVFVEEHAGEVMPVSWELLAEGAKLTEKTGDDLVALTIGEAVDDVAAEAIERGADRVLAADDPVFEPYRADPYGAQFRAMVEERNPSIVLIGGTHTGRDFAGRVAVPTHAGLTADVTEIDVDEEGILQARRPAFGGDLLATILCEDHRPQMATIRPGVFEAAGRDPDREGEIVDVDVVVDESDAISDVLERVVGDTADITEADRIVAVGHGIEGDLEPALKLADALDAELAASRAAVDEGWIDGSRQVGQTGKTVRPDLYVAVGISGAIQHVEGMNKSETVIAINDDPNAPIFEHADYAIVGDLFEVCPALADRLTDQRAMEVEP; this is encoded by the coding sequence ATGACCGACGCGATCGACGTCGACGACTACGCCGACGTGTGGGTGTTCGTCGAGGAGCACGCCGGCGAGGTCATGCCCGTCTCCTGGGAGCTGCTGGCGGAGGGTGCGAAGCTGACCGAGAAGACGGGCGACGATCTCGTCGCGCTCACGATCGGCGAAGCCGTCGACGACGTCGCGGCCGAAGCGATCGAGCGTGGGGCTGACCGAGTGCTGGCCGCGGACGACCCCGTGTTCGAGCCCTACCGGGCCGATCCGTACGGCGCGCAGTTCCGCGCGATGGTCGAGGAGCGAAACCCCTCGATCGTCCTCATCGGCGGCACGCACACCGGCCGCGACTTCGCCGGACGGGTCGCCGTGCCGACCCACGCCGGATTGACCGCAGACGTGACCGAGATCGACGTCGACGAGGAGGGAATCCTTCAGGCACGACGACCGGCGTTCGGTGGCGACCTCCTCGCGACGATCCTCTGTGAAGATCACCGCCCGCAAATGGCGACGATTCGACCCGGCGTGTTCGAGGCGGCCGGCCGCGACCCCGACCGTGAGGGCGAGATCGTCGACGTCGACGTGGTCGTCGACGAATCCGACGCGATCAGCGACGTACTCGAACGCGTCGTCGGCGACACCGCAGACATTACGGAGGCCGACCGGATCGTCGCCGTCGGTCACGGGATCGAAGGCGACCTCGAACCCGCGCTGAAACTGGCCGACGCGCTCGACGCCGAACTCGCGGCGAGTCGGGCGGCGGTCGACGAGGGCTGGATTGACGGGTCTCGACAGGTCGGACAGACCGGCAAGACGGTTCGCCCGGATCTCTACGTGGCGGTCGGTATCAGCGGGGCGATCCAGCACGTCGAGGGGATGAACAAGAGCGAGACGGTGATCGCGATCAACGACGATCCGAACGCGCCGATCTTCGAGCACGCAGATTACGCCATCGTGGGTGACCTGTTCGAGGTCTGTCCCGCGCTGGCCGATCGACTGACCGATCAGCGAGCGATGGAGGTAGAGCCATGA
- a CDS encoding electron transfer flavoprotein subunit beta/FixA family protein, translating to MTWTIVVGVKQVPDADEVGIDPDTGRLDRASAPAVMNGPDQHALEAALTIRDQVGGELYAMSMGPPNATSILEEAVAMGCDDAVLISDRAFAGSDTWPTSLTLARAAEALEADVVLCGEETTDSSTGQVPPGIAAHNGWAQLTYAEAVDARPDEDRLVARRDVEGGHELVAADLPVVVAAAFGEFPPRPAPLHRKIYGENDFEPTVWDAEDLEIEDEVGLAVSPTSVGSMETVQPVERKSEVVDDVDDLAAAVEEVFA from the coding sequence ATGACGTGGACGATCGTCGTCGGGGTGAAACAGGTGCCCGACGCTGACGAAGTCGGGATCGATCCCGACACAGGTCGACTCGACCGGGCGAGTGCGCCCGCGGTGATGAACGGACCGGATCAGCACGCCCTGGAGGCGGCGCTCACGATTCGCGATCAGGTCGGCGGCGAATTGTACGCGATGTCGATGGGGCCGCCGAACGCGACGAGCATCCTCGAGGAGGCCGTCGCGATGGGGTGTGACGACGCCGTGTTGATCTCCGATCGCGCGTTCGCGGGCAGCGACACCTGGCCGACGAGCCTGACGCTCGCCCGGGCGGCCGAGGCGCTCGAAGCCGACGTCGTCCTCTGTGGCGAGGAGACGACGGACTCTTCGACCGGTCAGGTCCCGCCGGGGATCGCCGCCCACAACGGGTGGGCGCAGTTGACCTACGCCGAGGCGGTCGACGCTCGGCCCGACGAGGATCGACTCGTCGCGAGACGCGACGTCGAGGGCGGCCACGAACTCGTCGCCGCGGACCTTCCAGTCGTCGTCGCGGCCGCCTTCGGCGAGTTCCCGCCTCGACCGGCACCGCTCCACCGGAAGATCTACGGCGAGAACGACTTCGAACCGACCGTCTGGGACGCCGAGGATCTCGAAATCGAAGACGAGGTCGGCCTCGCCGTCTCTCCGACGTCGGTCGGATCGATGGAGACCGTCCAGCCGGTCGAGCGAAAGAGCGAGGTGGTCGACGACGTGGACGATCTCGCCGCGGCCGTCGAGGAGGTGTTCGCATGA
- a CDS encoding helix-turn-helix domain-containing protein produces MATTLQTIEEGQTGHLRATFAVEPDEAVNCAVLSSGCRGEDVDQNIIFDDGPRGPGGRCRSAVTLETGDRQFLASAVDEGCICPVFSSHDCIASIQRFEPGSLEVDVMVPDRDELEAVVVALRRTGATVRLRRIATRTDGDADQHLELEVEGITEKQREAVLLAVDAGYYETPRQTDLGELAERLGVSKSAVSQRLSAVESNLVTSLFERESAGQTER; encoded by the coding sequence ATGGCGACCACACTCCAGACGATCGAGGAGGGCCAGACCGGCCATCTCCGGGCGACGTTCGCAGTCGAGCCCGACGAGGCGGTCAACTGTGCGGTGCTTTCTTCAGGCTGTCGCGGTGAAGACGTCGACCAGAACATCATCTTCGATGACGGTCCCCGTGGGCCCGGTGGCCGGTGTCGGTCGGCGGTCACGCTCGAAACCGGCGATCGGCAGTTTCTGGCGAGTGCGGTCGACGAGGGCTGCATCTGTCCAGTGTTCAGTAGCCACGACTGCATCGCATCGATCCAGCGGTTCGAGCCCGGCTCGCTGGAGGTAGACGTGATGGTACCCGATCGCGATGAACTCGAGGCCGTCGTCGTCGCGCTTCGACGAACCGGTGCGACGGTCAGGCTTCGACGGATCGCCACCCGGACCGACGGCGACGCCGACCAGCACCTCGAACTCGAAGTGGAGGGGATCACCGAGAAACAGCGAGAAGCGGTCCTGCTCGCTGTCGACGCGGGATACTACGAGACGCCACGGCAGACCGATCTCGGCGAGCTCGCCGAACGACTCGGCGTCAGCAAGTCAGCAGTCTCCCAGCGGCTCTCGGCGGTCGAATCGAACCTGGTCACTTCGCTGTTCGAGCGCGAGTCGGCCGGCCAGACCGAGCGGTGA
- a CDS encoding ethylbenzene dehydrogenase-related protein: MTEQSQNWSAERETDVDPSSLKSSDASDLVKGKPTLPSETPGTLRRRFMKAMGATALMGASAGCMGLFDDDPDDPAGGDVDYSEIESFKLDWVPKQILKNLNFQVAFNDEEIFIRFNWEQPDRGGWLHDYIVYEDGEWTQYLSPDPWVADGDHPDHRGFYEDRVTFLLDDGSVKGFEHFGGWMTVHMGTRSLPGEAPADEVEADPHFGDDGLGRNDIRKYLPQSREGEWWESTPWDAVRSQDELDGLKEDGVFVDLPMFRAHRSNPMGYGTDHHVLDYRHGDDGSNSFGTQDWDPEDGPEYMFDPELVEDGALDLERLREADYRQDLFYDERDEWLGEYDPYYLHEDWMVEYDPEVAEQEGAAIPRRPLQEPEGSAADWRARGVHDDEAGEWTVEMWRELETDHPADTKQLESGEVYDWMPAIHHGYNARWHWVAYPYKLGLGEGTDADFQAVRVDGEPDWDEIDTYTIPLIYPGQVDWTWLVSEQHRGYIPTRNDEMSIWDVHENPRRMAAMVLGKEIGEDPRR, encoded by the coding sequence ATGACAGAGCAGTCTCAAAATTGGTCGGCTGAGCGTGAAACCGACGTCGATCCGTCGTCACTGAAATCGTCGGACGCCTCGGATCTCGTGAAGGGGAAACCGACGCTACCGAGTGAGACGCCCGGTACGTTGCGCCGTCGGTTCATGAAGGCGATGGGGGCGACCGCACTGATGGGCGCGAGTGCGGGCTGTATGGGTTTGTTCGACGACGATCCGGACGACCCGGCTGGCGGCGACGTCGACTATTCGGAGATCGAGAGCTTCAAACTCGACTGGGTCCCGAAACAGATCCTCAAAAACCTGAACTTCCAGGTCGCCTTTAACGACGAGGAGATATTCATCCGATTCAACTGGGAACAGCCGGATCGCGGGGGCTGGCTCCACGATTACATCGTCTACGAAGACGGCGAGTGGACGCAGTATCTGAGTCCGGATCCGTGGGTCGCCGACGGTGACCACCCCGACCACCGTGGCTTCTACGAGGATCGGGTCACGTTCTTGCTCGACGACGGCTCCGTGAAAGGGTTCGAGCACTTCGGCGGCTGGATGACCGTCCACATGGGGACCCGGAGCCTTCCCGGGGAGGCACCCGCCGACGAGGTCGAGGCCGACCCCCATTTCGGCGACGACGGACTCGGCCGCAACGACATCCGCAAGTACCTCCCGCAGTCGCGCGAGGGCGAGTGGTGGGAGAGCACCCCCTGGGACGCCGTCCGCTCGCAGGACGAACTCGACGGGCTGAAAGAAGACGGCGTCTTCGTCGATCTCCCGATGTTCCGGGCCCATCGGAGCAATCCGATGGGGTACGGCACCGACCACCACGTCCTCGACTACCGCCACGGCGACGACGGCTCCAACTCGTTCGGCACCCAAGACTGGGATCCTGAGGACGGTCCCGAGTACATGTTCGACCCCGAACTCGTCGAAGACGGGGCGCTGGACCTGGAGCGACTCCGGGAAGCGGACTACCGCCAGGACCTCTTCTACGACGAGCGCGACGAGTGGCTCGGCGAGTACGACCCCTACTACCTCCACGAGGACTGGATGGTCGAGTACGACCCCGAGGTCGCCGAACAGGAAGGTGCAGCGATCCCGCGACGGCCGCTCCAGGAACCGGAGGGAAGCGCAGCCGACTGGCGCGCCCGGGGCGTTCACGACGACGAGGCAGGCGAGTGGACCGTCGAGATGTGGCGCGAGCTGGAGACCGACCACCCGGCCGACACCAAACAGCTGGAGTCGGGCGAGGTCTACGACTGGATGCCCGCCATCCACCACGGCTACAACGCCCGCTGGCACTGGGTCGCCTATCCGTACAAACTCGGACTCGGAGAGGGCACCGACGCCGACTTCCAGGCGGTCCGCGTCGACGGCGAGCCCGACTGGGACGAAATCGATACCTACACCATCCCGCTGATCTACCCCGGCCAGGTCGACTGGACCTGGCTCGTCAGCGAGCAGCACCGCGGCTACATCCCGACCCGGAACGACGAGATGTCGATCTGGGACGTCCACGAGAACCCGCGACGGATGGCCGCGATGGTGCTCGGAAAGGAAATCGGCGAGGATCCACGGCGGTAA
- a CDS encoding 4Fe-4S ferredoxin N-terminal domain-containing protein, translated as MSTDGDETTARQDESVPGHDEGPEPDGEGVDPGMPDLGYTWTTGDLDDDWETRARQKLETVDFDTELGVELSRDAMALAQGELSRETFNEKHHADVHEEFGVDERPTREVGAVTYESSADAQRASTSESDEPLPGVPTSSGRTFPSRRGLLKSMGAAGAASVTAGLAGCMDGLADTGPERGEAGDVQFGMAIDTDRCIACMLCAEACKRENDTDAGTHWMHVFRYEEDEYGEVEEGYMPRPCQHCSEPSCTYVCPTQARFKRNDDGLVLTDYDTCIGCKYCEVACPYGVNSLSKDEPTDISPGFTGSETDRHGNTVGGTPPEGIMGKCTFCVHRQDDSAQRGTTACEEECPVDAIHFGDMNDPDSKPRQYLRENRQEARFKLLDEIGNEPNIVYLGDEPSKDADPIDGPYTYEDLGMERPAEDGADEVVADGTDDSNAGGEGS; from the coding sequence ATGAGTACGGACGGCGACGAGACGACCGCTCGCCAGGACGAATCCGTCCCCGGCCACGACGAGGGGCCGGAACCGGACGGCGAGGGTGTGGATCCGGGCATGCCCGATCTCGGCTACACCTGGACCACGGGCGATCTCGACGACGACTGGGAGACCCGCGCCCGACAGAAACTCGAAACCGTCGACTTCGACACCGAACTCGGCGTCGAACTCTCCCGTGATGCGATGGCGCTCGCCCAGGGTGAGCTGAGCCGCGAAACGTTCAACGAGAAACACCACGCCGACGTCCACGAGGAGTTCGGCGTCGACGAACGACCGACGCGGGAGGTCGGAGCCGTCACTTACGAATCGTCGGCGGATGCCCAGCGAGCGTCGACGTCGGAATCAGACGAGCCGCTTCCCGGCGTACCGACGTCCTCGGGCCGCACGTTTCCGTCCCGCCGGGGACTGCTCAAGTCGATGGGCGCCGCGGGGGCCGCCAGCGTAACGGCGGGACTCGCTGGCTGTATGGACGGGTTGGCCGACACGGGCCCGGAGCGAGGTGAAGCTGGCGACGTACAGTTCGGGATGGCGATCGACACCGACCGGTGCATCGCCTGCATGCTCTGTGCGGAGGCCTGCAAGCGCGAGAACGACACGGACGCTGGCACCCACTGGATGCACGTCTTCCGCTACGAGGAAGACGAGTACGGGGAGGTCGAGGAAGGCTACATGCCCCGGCCCTGCCAGCACTGCTCGGAGCCCTCCTGTACCTACGTCTGTCCCACCCAGGCGCGGTTCAAGCGCAACGACGACGGCCTCGTCCTCACCGACTACGACACCTGCATCGGCTGCAAGTACTGCGAGGTCGCCTGCCCGTACGGGGTCAACTCCCTGAGCAAAGACGAGCCGACCGACATCTCGCCGGGGTTCACCGGCTCGGAGACCGACAGACACGGCAACACCGTCGGCGGCACGCCGCCGGAGGGCATCATGGGCAAGTGTACGTTCTGCGTCCACCGCCAGGACGACTCCGCCCAGCGCGGGACCACCGCCTGCGAAGAGGAGTGTCCGGTCGACGCGATCCACTTCGGCGACATGAACGATCCCGACAGTAAGCCCAGACAGTACCTTCGGGAGAACCGCCAGGAGGCCCGGTTCAAACTGCTCGACGAGATCGGCAACGAGCCGAACATCGTCTACCTGGGCGACGAACCCTCGAAAGACGCCGATCCGATCGACGGGCCGTACACCTACGAGGATCTCGGCATGGAGCGACCGGCCGAGGACGGTGCCGATGAAGTGGTCGCCGATGGAACGGACGACTCGAATGCTGGAGGTGAGGGGTCGTGA